One window of Alkaliphilus metalliredigens QYMF genomic DNA carries:
- a CDS encoding DEAD/DEAH box helicase — MEQNNSKAQQWPLLLKMKPFLQETWNRVGFTAPTPIQEEAIPLILEGKDLIAESPTGTGKTLAYLIPILHRIDPESKAVQAVILAPSHELAMQIHQTIEKWTKDNNISSEPLIGGANIKRQIENLKKRPQIIVATTGRLLEVIKLKKIKMHEVKTIVVDEFDILIAEEHAENLKHIIKTTLKERQIVCFSATISENTEQIGMELMKEPKIIQIQKGQSSLSTLSNIQHTYIICEHREKFEVLRKIIRSGNVKALVFTNDVRKIEEIQVKLSYNGIDLGVLMGGSNKTQRKEALNGFRMGKFPLLVATDVAARGLDIEGLTHVINWDVPLTADQYTHRSGRTGRMGALGTVVSIVNKREESMFRKITNELEISATEKMMYKGEMIDTK; from the coding sequence ATGGAACAGAATAATTCAAAGGCCCAACAGTGGCCATTATTATTAAAGATGAAACCCTTTTTACAAGAGACATGGAATCGTGTGGGATTTACAGCCCCGACTCCTATCCAAGAGGAGGCAATACCCTTAATTTTAGAGGGAAAGGATTTAATCGCTGAGTCACCAACAGGAACCGGTAAAACCCTAGCCTACCTCATACCAATACTACATAGGATAGACCCTGAAAGTAAAGCTGTGCAAGCAGTCATTCTAGCACCCTCTCATGAATTAGCTATGCAAATCCACCAAACCATTGAAAAGTGGACAAAGGATAATAACATAAGCAGTGAGCCCTTAATAGGGGGAGCGAATATTAAAAGACAAATAGAGAATCTCAAGAAACGTCCTCAGATCATTGTAGCTACAACCGGTAGATTGCTTGAAGTGATTAAATTAAAAAAAATAAAAATGCATGAGGTCAAGACCATTGTAGTGGATGAATTTGATATCTTGATCGCAGAGGAACACGCGGAAAATCTAAAACATATTATTAAAACAACACTAAAGGAAAGACAGATTGTCTGTTTTTCCGCTACAATATCAGAGAATACAGAGCAAATTGGAATGGAATTAATGAAGGAGCCTAAAATCATTCAAATTCAGAAGGGTCAGTCTAGCCTATCTACCCTATCTAACATACAACACACCTACATTATATGTGAGCATAGAGAAAAATTCGAGGTGCTTCGGAAAATAATCAGATCAGGCAATGTAAAGGCTTTGGTTTTTACAAATGATGTAAGAAAGATTGAGGAAATTCAAGTAAAGCTCAGCTATAATGGCATCGATTTAGGCGTACTCATGGGAGGATCTAACAAAACCCAACGAAAAGAAGCCTTAAATGGATTTCGAATGGGCAAATTTCCATTGTTAGTTGCTACTGATGTGGCTGCCAGGGGACTTGACATTGAGGGACTCACCCATGTCATTAATTGGGATGTACCATTGACTGCTGATCAATATACACATCGATCTGGAAGAACTGGGAGAATGGGTGCCCTAGGCACTGTGGTTTCAATAGTTAACAAAAGAGAAGAGAGTATGTTTAGGAAAATAACCAATGAATTAGAGATATCAGCTACGGAAAAGATGATGTACAAGGGCGAGATGATTGACACAAAGTAA
- a CDS encoding RNA polymerase sigma factor — protein MEKVISSKEHIKLQDTTEDVQYSMYKLYYRDVYRTVYYITKNKELSQDLTNEAYLKAYDKLETLDDINKFKQWICIIAANLAKNHIRKHSKVISFYPMETLADDHMTEDIVIENMDKEEQKEKLRNSLEQLDPDAKEIITLRYYHHLTYEDVGKALSLKQGTVKSRLRRAKDKLIKIFNSEGEENEKR, from the coding sequence ATGGAAAAAGTGATTAGTTCTAAAGAACATATAAAGCTACAAGATACAACCGAAGATGTTCAGTACTCAATGTATAAATTATATTATAGAGATGTCTATAGAACTGTATACTACATAACAAAAAACAAAGAGCTATCTCAGGATCTAACAAATGAAGCATATTTGAAAGCATACGATAAATTAGAAACACTTGATGATATCAATAAATTCAAACAATGGATTTGTATCATTGCTGCAAACTTAGCAAAAAATCATATTAGAAAACACAGTAAAGTAATTTCTTTTTATCCTATGGAAACACTAGCAGATGATCATATGACAGAAGACATTGTGATTGAGAACATGGACAAGGAAGAACAAAAAGAAAAATTGCGAAATTCATTAGAACAGTTAGATCCTGATGCTAAAGAGATCATTACTTTAAGGTATTATCATCACCTAACATATGAAGATGTGGGAAAAGCATTGTCCTTAAAGCAAGGAACCGTGAAATCTAGGTTAAGAAGGGCTAAGGACAAACTCATTAAAATATTCAATTCAGAGGGTGAAGAAAATGAGAAAAGATAA
- the istB gene encoding IS21-like element helper ATPase IstB, with product MEKLESIKDHAKKLKLNYLNTNADSIVENADINNISYQNLLLSILENEVDLREKKAQERRVKAAGFPVLKTIEEFDLTFQRSITQRQINSLIEMDWIDRMYNLILLGPPGVGKSHLCIALGYKAVEMGYKVSFTTMDNLMHCLKTQEISRKSKGKINNVLSSSLLIIDELGYLPISREEANLFFQLISALHEQTSLIITSNKGLEDWTELLGDPALTTAVLDRITYRCELFNMTGKSYRLEHRESLF from the coding sequence ATGGAAAAATTAGAATCAATAAAGGATCACGCTAAAAAACTCAAATTGAACTACTTAAATACCAATGCAGATTCCATCGTTGAAAATGCTGACATAAACAACATTTCATATCAGAATCTTTTACTGTCAATATTAGAAAACGAAGTCGATCTCAGAGAGAAAAAGGCCCAGGAACGCAGAGTTAAGGCTGCAGGCTTTCCGGTACTTAAGACAATAGAAGAGTTCGATCTAACCTTTCAAAGATCGATTACCCAAAGACAAATCAATAGTCTTATTGAGATGGACTGGATAGATAGAATGTATAATCTAATACTTTTAGGCCCTCCAGGGGTAGGTAAAAGCCACTTGTGTATTGCATTAGGGTACAAGGCTGTAGAGATGGGCTACAAGGTTAGCTTCACCACCATGGACAATCTGATGCACTGTTTAAAAACACAGGAGATATCAAGAAAAAGCAAAGGGAAAATCAACAATGTTTTATCTTCTAGTCTTCTGATCATCGATGAGCTAGGTTACCTCCCCATATCAAGAGAAGAAGCGAACTTGTTTTTCCAATTAATATCAGCCCTTCATGAACAAACATCGTTAATTATTACCTCCAACAAAGGGCTTGAAGATTGGACCGAGTTATTAGGGGACCCCGCTTTAACCACGGCAGTGTTAGATAGAATCACTTACAGATGTGAGCTATTTAATATGACAGGTAAGAGCTATAGATTAGAACATCGAGAATCATTGTTTTAA
- a CDS encoding RNA polymerase sigma factor — MEKAVSSKEHIKLQDSTEDIQYSMYKLYYRDVYRTVYYITKNKELSQDLTNEAYLKAYDKLKTLDDINKFKQWICVIAANLAKNHIRKHSKVISFYPMETLADDHITEDIVIENMDKEEQKEKLRNSLEQLDPDAKEIITLRYYHHLTYEDVGKALSLKQGTVKSRLRRAKDKLIKIFNSEGEENEKR, encoded by the coding sequence ATGGAAAAAGCGGTAAGTTCTAAAGAACATATAAAGCTACAAGACTCAACAGAAGATATTCAGTACTCAATGTATAAATTATATTATAGAGATGTCTATAGAACTGTGTACTACATAACTAAAAACAAAGAGCTATCTCAGGATCTAACAAATGAAGCATATTTGAAAGCATATGATAAACTAAAAACACTTGATGATATTAATAAATTTAAACAATGGATTTGTGTCATTGCTGCAAACTTAGCAAAAAATCATATTAGAAAACACAGTAAAGTGATTTCTTTTTATCCTATGGAAACACTAGCAGATGATCATATAACAGAAGACATCGTGATTGAGAACATGGACAAGGAAGAACAAAAAGAAAAATTGCGAAATTCATTAGAACAGTTAGATCCTGATGCTAAAGAGATCATTACTTTAAGGTATTATCATCACCTAACATATGAAGATGTGGGAAAAGCATTGTCCTTAAAGCAAGGAACCGTGAAATCTAGGTTAAGAAGGGCTAAGGACAAACTCATTAAAATATTCAATTCAGAGGGTGAAGAAAATGAGAAAAGATAA
- a CDS encoding pseudouridine synthase: MRLNNFISSTGKCSRREADELIKQKKVTVNGKIATLGCKVDPGDQVMLKGKPLQAKNNDVYIALNKPVGITCTTERHIRGNIIDFINHPERIFPIGRLDKDSEGLILLTNDGSIVNEILAEENKHEKDYIVTVNKKITPSFIEGMSKGVKIYNPVKNKDTMTKRCKLVRINDRTFKITLCQGLNRQIRRMCTHFGYRVVKLKRVRIMNLTLKDLTIGKWRNLTEEEVKDLRSNKN, encoded by the coding sequence ATGAGATTAAACAATTTTATAAGCTCAACTGGTAAATGCTCTAGAAGAGAAGCAGATGAACTCATTAAACAGAAAAAAGTAACGGTTAATGGTAAAATTGCAACATTAGGCTGCAAAGTAGATCCCGGAGATCAGGTGATGCTAAAGGGGAAACCTCTACAGGCAAAAAATAATGATGTTTATATTGCCTTAAATAAGCCCGTAGGAATTACTTGTACTACGGAAAGACATATCAGAGGAAATATCATTGATTTTATCAATCACCCAGAACGGATTTTCCCAATTGGTAGATTGGATAAGGACTCCGAAGGGCTGATTCTGCTTACAAACGACGGGAGCATCGTTAATGAGATTTTGGCAGAGGAAAACAAACATGAGAAGGATTATATTGTTACTGTGAACAAAAAAATAACCCCTTCTTTTATAGAGGGGATGTCTAAGGGTGTTAAAATCTATAACCCTGTGAAGAATAAGGACACCATGACCAAACGGTGCAAGCTAGTTAGAATAAATGATAGAACATTTAAGATTACCCTATGCCAAGGGTTAAATCGACAGATTCGAAGAATGTGTACTCATTTTGGCTATCGTGTTGTCAAGCTCAAACGAGTTCGAATCATGAATTTGACACTTAAGGATTTAACCATAGGAAAATGGAGAAACTTAACGGAAGAAGAAGTGAAGGATCTGAGATCTAATAAAAACTAA
- a CDS encoding copper amine oxidase N-terminal domain-containing protein, whose product MKKVLVLGAILAILASLSISSVFGAGSDIRVFLNDDYIDFPDAKPIIRNERTTVPVAIIARNLGIDYTWNGTTRTVAFEQDGKELDLRIEEHNSFIEGSRTYVPLRFIAESFEQEVDWRADVRTVVIGENVKNIQLPEPPKDGFIEPKIEIEMAESGWDPVYFRVTFEHKDKLAYMNSQDKYQAKIIFTSHPQFNSREYAWDKGYVFRLDGWQEADIFGSALARYENTRIGEEVDIEAGMRVEFDIYVENTTTGNSKKYSHHAIIPHMEWAN is encoded by the coding sequence ATGAAAAAAGTATTAGTATTAGGAGCAATTTTAGCAATTTTAGCAAGTTTAAGTATTTCAAGTGTGTTTGGAGCAGGAAGTGATATTAGGGTCTTCCTAAATGATGATTATATTGATTTTCCAGATGCAAAGCCAATTATCAGAAACGAGCGGACAACTGTACCAGTGGCAATTATCGCTAGAAATTTAGGAATTGACTATACATGGAATGGAACGACTAGAACAGTAGCATTCGAGCAAGATGGTAAAGAACTTGATTTAAGAATCGAAGAACACAATAGCTTTATTGAAGGTTCTAGAACCTATGTGCCTTTGAGATTTATTGCTGAAAGTTTTGAACAGGAAGTAGATTGGAGAGCTGATGTTCGCACAGTTGTAATTGGTGAAAATGTTAAAAATATTCAGCTACCAGAACCTCCAAAGGATGGTTTTATTGAGCCGAAGATTGAGATAGAAATGGCTGAAAGTGGTTGGGACCCTGTGTATTTTAGAGTTACTTTTGAACATAAAGACAAATTAGCATACATGAACAGTCAGGACAAATATCAAGCAAAAATTATTTTCACTAGTCACCCGCAGTTCAACTCTAGAGAATATGCATGGGACAAAGGGTATGTTTTCAGACTAGATGGTTGGCAAGAGGCAGATATTTTTGGAAGTGCTTTAGCAAGATATGAAAACACTCGAATTGGAGAAGAAGTGGATATTGAAGCTGGAATGAGGGTAGAGTTTGATATCTATGTAGAAAACACGACAACAGGGAATTCTAAGAAATATTCTCATCATGCGATCATTCCACATATGGAATGGGCTAACTAA
- a CDS encoding SHOCT domain-containing protein, which yields MNKNSKTVIVIGIIVLAIIIYFWIMKLKQVELWFGDASEMVSNLRAGITHKYGLRAILTIAGTGGLAYIINNNKIFQNNANTNALNINKSELENELTRLKNLKDEGILTEEEYKRKREETIEKFEV from the coding sequence ATGAATAAGAATAGTAAGACAGTTATTGTGATTGGCATTATTGTTTTAGCTATAATAATATATTTCTGGATTATGAAGCTTAAACAGGTTGAACTTTGGTTTGGGGACGCTTCTGAAATGGTTTCAAATTTAAGAGCAGGTATAACTCATAAATATGGACTTAGAGCGATTTTAACAATAGCAGGCACTGGTGGTCTAGCGTATATAATTAATAATAACAAAATTTTTCAAAATAATGCTAATACTAATGCTTTAAATATAAATAAATCTGAACTAGAAAATGAGTTAACTAGACTAAAAAATCTTAAGGACGAAGGTATTCTAACAGAAGAAGAGTATAAGAGAAAAAGAGAAGAAACAATAGAAAAATTTGAGGTTTGA
- a CDS encoding DUF6973 domain-containing protein has translation MMKKSLCVMLISVLCFGSIAPISAQEIANNQMNFSNEESISTTVYNGDQEQFGIIGVELIESQDTKKVDKNKIQEHKQNDINNILTISDEFIDYLQDIKERNPKLSDEKLIRLIDETLSLENDIMVKSIIYPSGWSNLTTAEKIFIVANPLLVNPIQLAVNDANYCTKQYYGHNLVGDPSDAYRHAVWNALMAKYIGAITSKSTGISKAAAFATAHEDYPSSVLQEKSKNSNGVLDGYTLLDHKDMDLYNNKKGRDIFDLNSTLVSTALAKKVYDNRNSLRYLYTY, from the coding sequence ATGATGAAAAAATCTTTATGCGTAATGTTGATAAGTGTATTATGTTTTGGGAGTATAGCGCCAATATCTGCACAAGAAATAGCTAATAATCAAATGAATTTTTCGAATGAAGAAAGTATTTCTACTACTGTTTATAATGGTGATCAAGAACAGTTTGGAATAATTGGTGTAGAGCTAATAGAATCTCAGGATACTAAGAAAGTAGACAAAAATAAAATACAAGAACATAAACAAAATGACATAAATAATATATTGACAATAAGTGATGAGTTTATAGATTATTTGCAGGATATAAAGGAAAGAAATCCAAAACTTAGTGATGAAAAATTAATTAGGCTAATAGATGAAACTCTTTCTTTAGAGAATGATATAATGGTAAAATCAATTATCTATCCAAGCGGTTGGTCAAATTTAACAACTGCAGAAAAAATTTTTATTGTTGCAAATCCATTGCTTGTAAATCCAATACAACTGGCTGTTAACGATGCAAATTATTGCACTAAACAATATTATGGCCATAATTTAGTAGGAGATCCTTCAGATGCATATAGGCATGCGGTATGGAACGCTTTAATGGCTAAATATATTGGAGCAATTACTTCGAAATCTACTGGTATTAGTAAGGCAGCGGCGTTTGCAACTGCTCATGAGGATTATCCTAGTTCCGTATTACAAGAAAAATCTAAAAATTCAAATGGTGTACTTGATGGATATACATTGCTAGATCATAAGGATATGGATTTATATAATAATAAAAAAGGGAGAGATATATTTGATTTGAATAGTACATTAGTGAGTACCGCTTTAGCTAAAAAGGTATATGATAACAGAAATAGCTTAAGATATTTATATACGTATTAG
- the istA gene encoding IS21 family transposase produces MKEWNMFAEIQGYKSKGLNKSQVARRLEIDYKTVHKYWDMTPDEFASLRQRTESRERKVDKYKDEVLAWIREHRDLSSAQIYDWLEEKYHVLDFKDRTLRLYVNHLREEHKLPKVVSARQFEEVDELPMGYQAQVDLGQIWLDKPDKTRIKVYCFGMVLSHSRHKYIYWIDKPFTTQTFIEAHNKAFEYFGGMPKEVVYDQDRVLVVSENHGDIIYTEGFQNYINSLKFKVYLCRGYDPQSKGKIEAVVKYAKYNFAKNRTFVDIDSFNDDSLKWLERRGNKKVHETTKKVPAEVFALEKEHLKPIPTLFVNTTNTNSLTYLVRKNNTVFYKQNRYQVPTGTYSPGKEVKLIIKKDTMEIKNQDTEQLIIEHKISQDKGKLVKIEHYDRNESKHCTSHEIYNKVLKSLDHTEKANEFVDVLKIEKPRHFKDQFALIMNTVKNQDKSIVQRALSYCIERKLFSAGLLKDAIQYLKLEENRQLNKKYFKADITTPSKYQDLKPQVRDIREYMSALKEDKRKWKN; encoded by the coding sequence TTGAAGGAGTGGAATATGTTTGCTGAAATCCAAGGATACAAGTCCAAAGGACTGAATAAATCACAGGTAGCAAGGAGGCTGGAGATCGACTATAAAACAGTACATAAATATTGGGATATGACACCAGATGAATTTGCAAGCTTAAGACAAAGAACTGAATCTAGAGAAAGGAAGGTGGACAAATATAAGGACGAAGTCTTAGCATGGATTAGAGAACATAGGGATTTATCAAGTGCTCAAATATATGATTGGCTAGAGGAAAAATATCATGTGCTGGACTTTAAGGATAGAACTTTACGACTATATGTCAATCACTTAAGGGAAGAACATAAGCTCCCTAAAGTAGTTTCAGCAAGGCAATTTGAGGAGGTGGATGAGCTTCCTATGGGATATCAAGCACAGGTTGACCTGGGCCAAATATGGCTAGATAAACCTGACAAAACAAGAATCAAAGTATATTGCTTTGGTATGGTTTTATCCCATTCCAGACATAAATACATCTATTGGATAGACAAGCCCTTTACTACCCAGACATTCATTGAGGCCCATAATAAAGCCTTTGAATATTTTGGAGGAATGCCTAAGGAGGTTGTTTATGACCAGGACAGAGTCCTAGTGGTATCAGAAAATCATGGAGATATCATATACACAGAAGGATTTCAAAACTATATTAATTCCCTTAAGTTTAAAGTGTACCTTTGCAGGGGTTATGACCCACAGAGTAAAGGGAAAATTGAAGCCGTAGTGAAATATGCCAAGTATAATTTTGCAAAGAATAGAACATTTGTAGATATTGACTCATTTAATGATGATTCGCTGAAATGGTTAGAAAGAAGAGGTAATAAAAAAGTCCATGAAACAACAAAGAAGGTACCGGCAGAAGTGTTTGCCCTGGAAAAGGAACACTTAAAGCCAATACCCACTCTATTTGTAAACACAACTAATACAAATAGTTTAACCTATCTCGTTAGAAAAAACAATACAGTTTTTTACAAGCAAAATAGATACCAAGTCCCTACGGGAACCTATTCTCCAGGGAAAGAGGTTAAATTAATTATTAAGAAAGATACCATGGAAATTAAGAACCAAGATACAGAACAGTTAATTATTGAACATAAAATCAGTCAGGATAAAGGAAAATTAGTGAAAATAGAGCACTATGATAGGAATGAGAGTAAACACTGTACAAGTCATGAAATCTACAACAAAGTGTTAAAAAGCTTAGACCATACTGAAAAGGCTAATGAATTTGTTGATGTATTAAAAATAGAGAAGCCAAGACACTTTAAAGATCAATTTGCCCTAATAATGAATACAGTAAAAAACCAAGACAAATCAATTGTTCAAAGGGCATTAAGCTACTGTATTGAAAGGAAATTGTTTAGCGCAGGGCTCTTGAAGGATGCCATACAGTACTTAAAACTTGAAGAAAACAGACAACTAAATAAGAAGTACTTTAAAGCTGACATAACTACTCCTTCAAAATATCAGGATTTAAAGCCTCAAGTACGAGATATTAGAGAATACATGAGTGCCCTGAAGGAGGATAAAAGAAAATGGAAAAATTAG
- the recQ gene encoding DNA helicase RecQ has protein sequence MNIYKELKTYFGYDTFKEGQEKLVTGILAGKDVLGIMPTGGGKSLCYQLPAVMLEGVTIVISPLISLMKDQVDSLNEIGINATCINSTLDQEELMERIKEIKENQYKILFVAPERLNTNIFRNTIRHITVSFVAIDEAHCISQWGHDFRPSYIEIPKFIKGFANRPMVAAFTATATKEIIIEIKKLIELQKPIEITTGFDRPNLFYQVSKAGNKFTYLMSYLKENFQSETGIIYCSTRKTVESLVKKLKEKGFSVEGYHGGMNADIRMKNQEDFMYNRTRIIVATNAFGMGIDKPDVRFVIHYNMPKNMEAYYQEAGRGGRDGEKSQCILMYSPSDVVKQKLIMENEYSSPERQALQYKNLQYLIDFCHTNDCLRNKILTYFGEVIIEEDCGNCSNCLDRSEMIDITLEAQKVLSCIYRIDQRYGVNIVTQVLRGSKNKKILQLGLDKVSTYNIMKNYSEQGVREIIMTLVARGYIHVTTDKFPVLKLTAQCREILQGDVKIHHKKELVEAIGSKDEKERKSKKAVSDHFDEELLSQLKELRSTIASEKRVPPFMIFHDRTLKEMAACFPRTKEVFLTIDGVGMKKYENYGAQFMDLVEAYCIENKIQGTESKVDEVVNTDESNSQVGAGLDRYQITYDCYLEGLSLPKIAHERNLKGTTIIEHLKRCEDNGQEVDWGRFIDDPNKERAILDVIEEIGIMKLKPIKEALSPEVSYEDIRLVIMKYH, from the coding sequence ATGAATATATATAAAGAATTAAAAACATATTTTGGATACGATACATTTAAAGAAGGGCAAGAAAAGCTGGTAACCGGTATATTAGCAGGTAAGGATGTCCTGGGGATCATGCCCACCGGCGGGGGAAAGTCCCTTTGCTATCAATTGCCGGCTGTTATGCTAGAGGGAGTCACGATTGTGATTTCCCCATTGATCTCATTGATGAAGGATCAAGTAGATTCATTAAATGAAATAGGGATTAATGCTACATGTATTAATAGTACCCTGGATCAAGAAGAATTAATGGAAAGAATTAAGGAGATTAAGGAAAATCAATATAAAATACTGTTTGTGGCTCCGGAGCGACTCAATACCAATATTTTTAGGAATACCATAAGGCATATTACGGTTTCATTTGTTGCAATTGATGAAGCCCATTGTATTAGTCAATGGGGTCATGATTTTCGACCAAGCTATATTGAAATTCCTAAATTTATTAAGGGTTTTGCAAATAGGCCCATGGTGGCAGCCTTTACAGCTACTGCCACAAAGGAAATCATCATCGAAATCAAAAAACTAATCGAATTACAGAAGCCCATCGAAATCACAACAGGATTTGATCGACCTAATTTATTTTATCAAGTAAGTAAGGCAGGGAATAAGTTCACTTATTTGATGAGTTATTTAAAGGAAAATTTCCAAAGTGAGACGGGGATCATTTACTGTTCAACGAGAAAAACAGTGGAGTCACTAGTAAAGAAATTAAAGGAAAAAGGTTTTTCAGTGGAAGGATACCATGGAGGCATGAATGCAGATATACGCATGAAAAACCAAGAGGACTTTATGTACAATAGAACTAGAATTATTGTGGCAACCAACGCCTTTGGTATGGGAATTGACAAGCCTGATGTACGATTTGTTATCCATTATAATATGCCTAAAAATATGGAAGCATACTACCAAGAGGCAGGTAGAGGGGGCAGAGATGGGGAGAAAAGCCAATGTATTTTAATGTATTCACCCTCGGATGTTGTCAAACAAAAATTGATTATGGAAAATGAGTATAGTTCCCCAGAAAGACAAGCATTACAATATAAGAATCTACAATATCTAATCGATTTTTGCCACACAAACGATTGTCTTCGAAATAAAATATTAACCTACTTTGGTGAAGTCATCATAGAGGAAGATTGTGGGAATTGCAGTAATTGTCTAGATAGATCGGAAATGATAGACATCACCCTAGAGGCTCAAAAAGTGCTATCTTGTATTTACCGTATTGACCAACGATATGGTGTCAATATTGTCACCCAGGTTTTAAGGGGATCGAAAAACAAAAAAATATTACAGCTAGGGTTAGATAAGGTTTCCACCTACAATATTATGAAAAACTACAGTGAGCAGGGGGTCAGGGAAATCATTATGACCTTAGTGGCTAGAGGATATATACATGTGACCACAGATAAATTTCCTGTATTGAAGCTGACAGCCCAATGTCGGGAAATATTGCAAGGAGATGTAAAAATACATCACAAAAAAGAACTAGTAGAGGCAATTGGCTCAAAAGATGAAAAGGAAAGAAAATCAAAGAAAGCAGTTAGTGATCATTTTGATGAGGAATTATTAAGTCAATTAAAGGAACTGAGAAGCACCATAGCCAGCGAAAAAAGGGTGCCTCCCTTTATGATTTTTCATGATAGGACATTGAAAGAAATGGCAGCTTGTTTTCCCCGGACTAAAGAGGTATTTCTCACAATAGATGGTGTGGGGATGAAGAAGTATGAAAACTATGGAGCACAATTTATGGATTTAGTTGAAGCGTATTGTATTGAAAATAAAATCCAGGGAACGGAGTCTAAAGTAGATGAGGTAGTCAACACTGATGAAAGTAATTCCCAAGTAGGAGCGGGGCTTGATCGATACCAAATAACCTATGACTGCTACTTAGAAGGACTGTCTTTACCTAAAATTGCCCACGAGAGAAATCTAAAGGGAACCACAATTATTGAACATTTAAAAAGATGTGAGGATAATGGACAAGAAGTTGACTGGGGAAGGTTTATAGATGATCCAAATAAGGAAAGAGCAATATTAGATGTGATAGAAGAGATAGGAATCATGAAGCTAAAGCCAATTAAGGAGGCTTTGTCCCCAGAGGTGAGCTATGAAGACATTCGTCTGGTGATTATGAAATATCATTAG
- the gloA gene encoding lactoylglutathione lyase yields the protein MKYKMLHTCIRVMDLEKSLRFYEDALGLVEKRRKDFPEHEFTLVFLSDEAGHYDLELTYNYNQDQSYEIGNGFSHIAVSVDDLEASQERHRKMGYKVTKLTGLPGSPPRYYFVTDPDGYDVEVIRAD from the coding sequence ATGAAATATAAAATGCTACATACCTGTATACGAGTAATGGATTTAGAAAAATCTTTAAGGTTCTATGAAGACGCCCTAGGCCTAGTAGAAAAAAGAAGAAAAGATTTTCCGGAACATGAATTTACTTTAGTATTCTTGAGTGACGAAGCAGGTCATTATGATCTAGAACTAACCTACAACTATAATCAAGATCAATCCTATGAGATTGGAAATGGGTTTAGTCACATAGCGGTTTCTGTTGATGATTTAGAGGCTTCTCAAGAAAGACATCGAAAAATGGGCTATAAGGTGACAAAATTAACGGGGCTTCCAGGGAGCCCACCTAGATACTATTTTGTAACGGATCCAGATGGGTATGATGTGGAAGTCATTAGAGCAGATTAA
- a CDS encoding LamB/YcsF family protein — protein MQASLEEAKAYMIYQIGVLQGFVQAQGGRLQYVKPCYLHKRGKLHFKKVSIR, from the coding sequence ATGCAAGCCTCCTTGGAAGAAGCGAAAGCCTATATGATCTATCAAATCGGTGTGTTACAAGGATTTGTTCAAGCACAGGGTGGTAGATTACAGTATGTGAAGCCATGCTATTTACACAAGAGGGGAAAGCTACATTTTAAAAAGGTGAGTATCAGATAG